A single genomic interval of Geotrypetes seraphini chromosome 1, aGeoSer1.1, whole genome shotgun sequence harbors:
- the PLK2 gene encoding serine/threonine-protein kinase PLK2: MELLRTIAHQPAGCPGKVCEQALGKVCDSKRRKPPAGVAEEHVHPVASEVSRIITDPSTGKRYCRGRVLGKGGFAKCYEMTDLTNNKVYAVKIIPHSRVAKPHQREKIDKEIELHRILNHKHIVQFYNYFEDKENIYILLEYCSRRSMAHILKARKVLTEPEVRYYLRQIVSGLKYLHEQEILHRDLKLGNFFINESMELKVGDFGLAARLEPLEQRRRTICGTPNYLSPEVLNKQGHGCESDIWALGCVMYTMLLGRPPFETTNLKETYKCIREARYSMPSSLITPAKHLIASMLAKNPDERPSLDELSQHEFFTQGFTPERLTTTCCHTAPDFHLSSPAKSFFKKAAAALFGGKKEKTRYCDYHQNKLKEEQEIYKLMQDLKKASITQQPHKHRTDEGKVGCKLPNVAVEKPGQLTEKQQVGDVIRMIVRGTLGSCSSSSECLEDSTMGSVADTVARVLRGCLENMPEADTVPKEQLSVTFHWVTKWVDYSNKYGFGYQLSDHTVGVLFNNGSHMSLLPDKKTVHYYAELGQCSVFPATDAPEQFINQVTVLKYFSHYMEENLMDGGDLPSVVDVRRPRLYLLQWLKSDKALMMLFNDGTFQVNFYHDHTKIIICNQSEEYLLTYINEERISTTFRLTTLLISGCSVELKTRMEYALNMLLQRCN; the protein is encoded by the exons ATGGAGTTGTTGCGGACTATAGCGCATCAGCCAGCCGGCTGCCCGGGCAAAGTGTGCGAGCAGGCGCTCGGGAAAGTCTGTGACTCCAAGCGGAGAAAGCCGCCGGCGGGGGTGGCCGAGGAGCACGTGCACCCGGTGGCGAGCGAAGTGTCGCGGATTATCACCGATCCCAGCACTGGAAAGCGTTACTGCCGTGGGAGGGTGCTTGGAAAG GGTGGCTTTGCAAAATGCTATGAAATGACAGATCTGACAAACAACAAAGTGTATGCCGTGAAAATTATTCCTCACAGTAGGGTCGCTAAGCCTCATCAAAGAGAGAAG ATTGACAAAGAAATTGAGCTGCATAGAATCTTAAATCACAAACACATCGTACAGTTTTATAACTACTTTGAAGACAAAGAGAACATCTATATTCTTCTGGAGTACTGCAGTAGAAGG TCTATGGCTCACATACTGAAAGCAAGGAAGGTCTTGACAGAACCAGAAGTACGATACTACCTCAGACAGATTGTTTCAGGGCTGAAATACCTTCATGAGCAAGAAATTCTGCATAGAGACCTTAAGCTGG GAAACTTTTTTATTAATGAGAGTATGGAGCTAAAAGTCGGTGACTTTGGTTTGGCTGCAAGGTTGGAACCATTGGAACAAAGAAGGAG AACAATTTGTGGCACACCAAATTACCTCTCCCCTGAGGTCCTGAACAAACAAGGACATGGCTGTGAATCTGATATTTGGGCCTTAGGCTGTGTAAT GTATACCATGCTATTAGGAAGGCCACCATTTGAAACAACAAACCTTAAAGAAACCTACAAGTGCATAAGGGAAGCAAGATATTCCATGCCTTCATCATTAATAACACCTGCAAAACATTTAATAGCAAGTATGCTGGCAAAAAATCCAGATGAAAGGCCTAGCTTAGATGAACTAAGTCAACATGAGTTTTTCACACAG GGCTTTACACCAGAACGTTTAACCACTACCTGCTGTCACACTGCACCGGACTTTCATTTATCTAGCCCAGCAAAAAGTTTCTTCAAGAAGGCAGCTGCTGCTCTGTTTGgtggcaaaaaagaaaaaacaagatACTGTGATTACCATCAGA ATAAACTGAAAGAAGAACAAGAAATCTACAAGCTTATGCAGGACTTGAAAAAGGCGTCCATAACTCAGCAGCCCCACAAACACAGAACCGATGAG GGTAAAGTAGGGTGCAAGTTACCGAACGTTGCAGTTGAAAAACCTGGCCAGCTAACAGAAaaacagcaggttggagatgtgaTCCGAATGATAGTCAGAGGAACTCTAGGAAGCTGTAGCAGTAGCAGCGAAT GTCTAGAGGACAGCACCATGGGAAGTGTTGCAGATACTGTTGCAAGAGTGCTGCGAGGATGTTTAGAAAACATGCCCGAAGCAGACACCGTTCCCAAAGAACAGCTGAGTGTTACCTTCCATTGGGTTACAAAGTGGGTCGACTACTCTAACAAGTACGGCTTTGGATACCAGCTTTCTGATCACACTGTGGGGGTCTTGTTCAACAATGGATCTCACATGAGCCTGCTACCTGATAAAAA aACAGTTCATTACTATGCTGAGCTTGGGCAGTGTTCAGTTTTTCCAGCTACAGATGCCCCTGAACAATTTATCAATCAAGTAACTGTTCTGAAGTACTTCTCTCACTACATGGAAGAAAATCTCATGGAT ggaGGAGACCTGCCCAGTGTGGTGGATGTCCGTAGACCCAGGCTCTATCTCCTTCAATGGTTAAAATCTGATAAAGCATTAATGATGCTGTTTAATGATGGCACATTTCAG GTGAACTTTTATCATGACCACACCAAAATCATCATTTGCAACCAAAGTGAGGAGTACCTGTTGACTTACATCAATGAGGAGAGGATATCGACAACCTTCCGCCTGACAACACTTCTCATTTCAGGGTGTTCAGTGGAATTGAAAACTAGAATGGAATATGCCTTGAACATGCTACTGCAAAGATGTAACTAA